From a region of the Drosophila virilis strain 15010-1051.87 chromosome 3, Dvir_AGI_RSII-ME, whole genome shotgun sequence genome:
- the mv gene encoding lysosomal-trafficking regulator produces MASEQQQQEEEQRQLLLHTLNRLWSHYLHASDSEADDNQAAASVKEHWLWLLLYNFQYLDEQTLQDAQFNSHFNQLPEELCSYLLEQVYQIISAAKRSSQDMPEQPDKCIKQLRKQHNLAQLILSTPSDCNKILALRTFLTNGLGQHLLAFLLRVQIKHIASQKSLCQLCINLFPNCKWSATNAPLQPLTTIAQFIASFHLSSQRSKTRRQQQLQQQQQQQQQQQQQQQTQHQVQLPVKILNSFEQFKSACKTSDELAMLLIQLLARCIDAEQEPQLSVTVHNFALGHLCSGCVDELETVDGNDEIIKFELLQLIAQCVNNFYIHEHQTPSFLDFNSNFSQLLYALAANRSSSVLSHAVLYIMFGTLHNLVEFGAQQLSQIDVKHFDNCFDVLQEASTSTNSTSLLFLHIYKLLLRLTDHLSRQEQQQQCLMESTTSSALVKQQQQQPPRHKRQRYSQLHCSERSLSCYFQGKLYKLLPSLVPELQEHSVRSLLRTGSCCCHYNAANYATCLRLATQLSGSYQKCAYKFLHYNVLHTIFVKRSPQHCAICEEKLKSPAFHIQLLGIYRDNYRALINSASMLLFLKHLKHIAYLLSYDLAAGLLAEVVLPVFRQYKQLSECKTKTNPVHKLPRLQLPCKLDNYRILHECLSIFVMYLSDIRLIKAFYNEENIGYMQDLLCVPELQRGVCDLIKVGIDNIAFLGDNGHEQIALSRRLIQLQLNSSDRASRLFQALLHRCAKRSHVKFWLEETANTALLAGHKPVDILYITALQWTLNYELLKTSQLFYNEFAKIYSIPVEITVDEDEEPQQQLEQEEKLRHGDKTIVDILKLNYNALGCFLMLPKAAIAALSTATTTPETPSPPPLATTSPIRGSSSLETLVSHVQLPFSALSASTTTATNSDYADSSLDYASIINNYAEQPAVPSFLQHLQNSQPDESIVLFDIRGSKPSHSNSNNSSIEPVPTSTQLALSSVVAEDEVAAAGLISKLFNIVGSLFGGIGGSPERRASPDPVLDIDADLLCLYEPNGECKKLLLKLFEATMAICIKGFQNEEVEKMQKHLRKLKAIILSNASSDWLEHGEQHARDNAVIQTLQTLLKIAELSSTHNEPAGVVANSPTGVSAQTRPRSRSFNSGSVELPRPQTVKLPAKNSLATPPTPRRRPNSSDAALGDADYFSTRASLSCAADSELELSENEQEFYLTADEGYEADGEIAELSESECELNGGGAAANESWTPFQPSSRYRSHIMHEGLSQLVVQMLVELSLMCMRQPSGWTESLTQLANRLFVIRDYLGGPLCLLQGFAPVLSSSDAKLRELQQSILELISHLNTPDVLNCYLGILASKQPPVELLMRHMHHICAGSLRRAQPCMELEFPITIDGKIVITADPFISEQIERVRLQHQRCQATTLFTRAACIVPVTQTRLWQPDGLTLSLWLEVKGQQMHRSYTQLNDDETRYSGEDTNKCHLVSLGSSAAMLSIYISNNLQLIFELVRPSEPLPARVEEHMEASGSELPPQMNSGSFRHALKQTKMALLNSFGQMHLLNGHQAGQEGGGGGYFEGASVQLQQLRLPRNKWTHLVFALQQQAAGLQIGVFLDGLEQQTLTLPFHNLRFASRTHSFQLLAVGEGVPAKIGNSNSSSSRSTLDGGAPRYALSNLVLFKRRLAERHLMLNLTAMGPDFTEFTQCQVANWKPNYGYVQMGKLSTSHIGNHADCMKVLRQARVLVYTAQQPDLVMCHDVSQELDMACYGQPQGHMLYGELLQHQPQTLQTAVLLSGGLSTMLYLFARIVELSGTANTQALALDLLLQVAHSDAQLYTEFLRQDYLALIGYVIKSERCSKDVQLLRSIVNNACSQPVISRKGDVLHVNDNTTASLIYPRLLLAVLQRYSDWHRSGATHSDVLDMLFRCILALSRDKHPQRDFNMEQLQKCGLLRALLNLCKVYVIESPSPVHISPYAAECFVQILAVFAGSPPAPSLLDEMMKLLLLLHRPSECYVTHDRAYFYFLLTPQMPVKERSLVAANLSRVTTSFRRQAQTPVQEQDAERAERIRRLRRLHDSKSSYKRALNEMEDQLEHMADCSNLNKTALRLLSPVEASRWRLKFKRRHPSNCQSPKRSPLKVARRRLHSHPNKFWQPSIHSTPSSTHMAPLPNRKTDFYDQAGIVTLQQRLLMLLKDFLCLLPDSAVDEVLRHYVKLEFLLVLANQRSCAVRTAIIQLLAVLTKRLGAAELVAASKQLYPLHLANQLTIHGSDVAMFEACLCWISDLHGSLTDMLSPEVTLGIRQRFGLQSLLAISMAMGNSSWSTEPERVFKALLRLYLQNPDEQLCLVEAGLLQCTVKALHQLYTLRLGQPNMDQSIVELLAGIGERALKSVGQINLVWDILNMLSFYQDKQPPLIVRSFRAVQAQLQLQWINLFFEACNGTGGHHGYRLRSSLPDCSLNQAECRTRMELLIDRCTQFFTTSGCQTNGSSYVASSQELALFELLVSLGISNNQRCNNFIAWGLQPSRPRDLRAYIVDALWRTCHDEFQSAIVCDVKMIKALLWLSLMEDVKPPIENLSRLCKALGINENDSTWNLEHELGRLELSRSSVASKQKQLLEKTLYKFEPLVQHCIDTSMVTTRRVAELQNAERKLLMCHMKDYDDTYTYTKWLEIIRRMTHEGAPWHCSERAECSWELDDTEGPSRVHTRLRRCHLDIDRRFFMNDYCPGQGQRGELDQYVRPLDYLIASYDQQLNISLNSQILYNFAAKFLPVDGEIDGEIIITDLKLYFLATYRCKYFNVNCDISNITEIWLKRYQHQEKAFEIMLDSNKSLFFSLQNADDWKIMREVFCDKIVTMPDNAKVLAITQQWREGLLTNWEYLMTLNQIAGRTYNDLMQYPVFPWVLANYKSECLDLRQAQNFRRLSRPIAVQLEENEQHYISNYAYINSTNTNMGSLILKPYHYSSHYSNSGTVLHFLVRVPPFTSYFLRYQDNNFDLPDRTFHALNTTYCLASRDSPTDVKELIPEFFCLPEMFENFERFNFGCRQNGERVEDVTLPAWSQRDSRLFVLIHRQALESELVRNELHHWIDLIFGYKQTGENAVEAINVFHPATYAVFLDSEISDPIEREAVKTMVKTYGQMPRQLFKSPHPPTKALDYALVDTPIVSSVKGLRWGVYVGSPQLKAPSWANIHKIPGTEHLVSFSNTNVVYALPARASVMQGAEPDTYNVISWGYDDRIVRIQPLNKPQAKPKNLLHNGSFDDISACGCDVNCNQLWFGHKSGRISVYKCTSGVEAQQRASTKSRQSYVRGLRLSYNSAFRKMTTKSTGSGTGSEATDDSGNLHATHSTTSVASSGGSSNGDAQQRDGADLSWLGPTFLVRHTDEITCIALSVEFKIAVTAGRDGIAVIWDLNDWSYVRTIARPAEIHQSPITHVAISPTLGDIVTVHTLPQQLANANAVQSPAASLVKPSSADECFEVTEESLDDFVNVNINPNGKSILRLHSVNARYVQHLVHEDRIQAVCYSYIKEGVGVNVIATAVEGGFVRFWSSWNLSFVSELTTGTSPIRSISYSTHQHLVVLTRDSHIQVWESEGLYGNAPKFPQIVYK; encoded by the exons ATGGCcagcgaacagcagcagcaggaggaggagcaacgccaactgctgctgcatacATTGAACAGACTTTGGAGCCATTATCTGCACGCCTCAGACTCTGAGGCAGATGATAACCAGGCAGCAGCGAGTGTCAAG GAACACTGGCTCTGGCTGTTGCTATATAACTTTCAGTACTTGGACGAGCAAACCTTGCAAGATGCGCAGTTTAATAG CCACTTCAATCAGCTGCCCGAGGAGCTGTGTTCCTATTTGCTGGAGCAGGTGTATCAAATCATCAGCGCCGCCAAACGCAGTTCGCAGGACATGCCAGAACAGCCGGACAAATGCATCAAACAGCTTCGGAAACAGCACAACTTGGCGCAG cTTATACTGAGCACACCCAGCGATTGCAACAAGATACTGGCGCTGCGAACATTCCTTACCAACGGATTGGGTCAACATTTGCTTGCTTTTCTGCTGCGCGTGCAAATCAAG CACATTGCTTCTCAGAAGAGCCTCTGCCAGTTGTGCATCAATTTGTTTCCCAATTGCAAATGGAGCGCCACAAATGCGCCGCTGCAGCCGCTAACCACCATTGCCCAGTTCATTGCCAGCTTTCACCTGAGCTCACAGCGCAGCAAAACGCGACGTCAGCAgcagttacaacaacaacaacagcagcagcaacaacaacaacagcagcagcagactcaGCATCAAGTACAACTCCCTGTGAAGATTCTGAACAGCTTTGAGCAATTCAAAAGCGCTTGCAAAACAAGTGATGAACTGGCCATGCTGCTCATTCAGCTACTCGCGCGCTGCATTGATGCGGAGCAGGAGCCACAGCTGAGCGTGACTGTGCATAACTTTGCGCTTGGACATTTGTGCAGCGGCTGCGTGGATGAACTGGAAACGGTCGACGGCAATGATGAGATTATTAAATTTGAGCTGCTCCAGCTAATCGCACAGTGTGTCAACAATTTCTACATACACGAGCATCAGACGCCCAGCTTCTTAGACTTTAATAGCAACTTCAGTCAACTGCTGTACGCGCTGGCTGCCAATCGGAGCAGCTCGGTGCTCTCCCATGCTGTGCTCTATATAATGTTTGGCACGCTCCACAATCTGGTGGAGTTTGGCGCTCAGCAGCTAAGCCAAATCGATGTGAAGCACTTTGACAACTGTTTCGATGTGCTGCAAGAGGCGTCCACATCCACCAACAGCACATCATTGCTCTTTTTGCACATCTACAAGCTACTGCTGCGCCTTACGGACCATTTGTCGCGccaggaacagcagcaacaatgcctAATGGAGAGCACTACATCCAGCGCTCTGgtcaagcaacagcagcagcagccgccacgCCACAAGCGACAACGTTACAGCCAGCTGCACTGCTCGGAGCGCTCGCTCAGCTGTTACTTCCAGGGAAAACTGTATAAGCTGTTGCCCAGCCTGGTACCAGAGCTGCAGGAGCATAGCGTGCGCTCACTGCTGCGCaccggcagctgttgctgccactacAATGCTGCCAACTATGCTACCTGCCTTCGCCTGGCCACCCAGCTCTCTGGCAGTTATCAGAAGTGCGCCTACAAGTTTCTTCACTACAATGTGCTGCACACCATTTTTGTGAAGCGTTCGCCACAGCATTGTGCCATCTGCGAGGAGAAGCTTAAGTCGCCAGCTTTTCATATACAACTCCTGGGCATCTACAGGGATAACTATCGTGCACTGATCAACAGCGCCTCAATGCTGCTCTTTTTGAAGCATCTGAAGCACATTGCCTATTTGTTGTCATACGATCTGGCAGCTGGCCTCCTGGCCGAAGTGGTGCTTCCCGTTTTTCGGCAATACAAGCAGCTAAGCGAGTGCAAGACCAAGACGAATCCAGTGCACAAGCTGCCACGCCTGCAGCTGCCTTGCAAACTAGATAATTATCGCATCCTACACGAATGCCTTAGCATCTTTGTGATGTATCTCAGCGACATTCGGCTCATCAAGGCCTTCTACAATGAGGAGAACATTGGTTATATGCAGGATTTGTTGTGTGTGCCCGAGCTGCAACGCGGCGTCTGTGATCTGATCAAGGTGGGCATCGATAACATTGCCTTTCTGGGTGACAATGGACACGAGCAGATTGCTCTCAGCCGGCGGCTTATACAGTTACAGCTAAATAGCAGCGATCGTGCCTCGCGGCTGTTCCAGGCGCTGCTCCACAGATGCGCCAAGCGCTCCCATGTTAAATTCTGGCTGGAAGAGACGGCAAACACGGCACTGCTGGCTGGGCATAAGCCAGTGGATATACTATACATTACGGCACTCCAGTGGACGCTAAACTATGAGCTGCTCAAGACCAGTCAATTGTTCTACAATGAGTTTGCGAAAATCTACTCGATACCCGTGGAAATTACTGTTGACGAAGACGAggagccacagcagcagctggagcaggaggAGAAGCTGCGACATGGCGATAAGACAATCGTCGACATACTCAAGCTAAACTATAATGCGCTTGGCTGTTTCCTAATGCTGCCCAAAGCCGCAATCGCCGCACTCTCAACCGCAACCACAACCCCAGAGACGCCGTCGCCGCCACCGTTGGCGACAACGTCGCCCATTCGTGGCTCAAGTTCATTGGAAACGCTCGTATCGCATGTACAGCTGCCATTCAGTGCGCTGTCAGCCTCCACGACGACTGCGACTAATTCGGACTACGCAGATTCCTCCTTGGACTACGCCTCAATCATAAACAATTACGCCGAGCAGCCGGCAGTGCCTTCCTTTCTGCAACATCTGCAGAATAGCCAACCAGACGAGAGTATTGTGCTCTTTGACATACGCGGAAGCAAGCCCAGccacagtaacagcaacaacagcagcattgAGCCAGTGCCTACCTCCACCCAGTTAGCGCTCTCCAGCGTGGTCGCAGAGGATGAGGTGGCCGCGGCCGGACTGATTAGCAAGTTGTTCAATATTGTGGGCTCGCTGTTCGGGGGCATCGGTGGCTCCCCCGAAAGACGTGCCAGCCCCGATCCCGTCCTGGACATCGATGCAGATTTGTTGTGCCTCTACGAGCCGAATGGGGAGTGCAAGAAACTGCTGCTGAAACTCTTCGAGGCGACCATGGCCATATGCATCAAGGGCTTTCAGAACGAAGAAG TTGAGAAGATGCAGAAGCACCTGCGCAAACTGAAAGCCATCATATTGAGCAATGCCTCCAGTGACTGGTTGGAGCATGGGGAGCAGCATGCCCGGGACAATGCTGTAATACAGACGCTGCAAACGCTGCTGAAAATTGCCGAGCTCTCGAGCACACACAACGAGCCGGCTGGGGTGGTGGCAAACAGCCCCACTGGCGTCTCCGCTCAGACGCGACCACGTTCCCGTTCCTTTAATAGCGGCAGCGTGGAGCTGCCCAGACCGCAGACGGTTAAGCTGCCTGCCAAAAACTCGCTGGCCACACCGCCAACGCCGCGCAGACGACCCAATTCCAGTGATGCGGCACTCGGGGATGCCGATTACTTTTCCACGCGCGCCTCGCTCAGCTGTGCCGCCGACAGCGAGCTGGAGCTGAGCGAGAACGAGCAGGAGTTTTATCTGACCGCTGACGAGGGCTACGAAGCGGATGGCGAAATAGCCGAACTGAGCGAATCCGAATGCGAATTAAATGGCGGCGGTGCCGCTGCCAACGAATCATGGACGCCATTTCAGCCCTCCTCACGCTACCGCAGCCACATCATGCACGAGGGCCTCAGCCAGCTGGTGGTTCAGATGCTAGTAGAGCTATCGCTGATGTGCATGCGCCAACCATCTGGCTGGACAGAGAGTCTCACACAGCTGGCCAATCGTTTGTTTGTCATACGCGATTATCTGGGCGGTCCCCTGTGCCTGCTGCAAGGATTTGCACCCGTGCTCAGCAGCAGTGATGCCAAGTTGCGAG AACTACAGCAATCCATACTGGAGCTGATTAGTCATCTGAATACGCCCGATGTGCTTAACTGCTACCTCGGCATCTTGGCCAGCAAACAGCCGCCGGTGGAGCTGTTGATGCGTCACATGCACCACATTTGCGCTGGCAGCCTGCGCCGTGCCCAGCCCTGCATGGAACTCGAGTTCCCCATAACCATCGACGGCAAAATTGTCATCACAGCGGATCCCTTCATCAGTGAGCAAATTGAGCGCGTGCGCCTCCAGCATCAGCGCTGCCAGGCCACCACCTTGTTTACACGCGCCGCCTGCATTGTGCCCGTGACACAGACGCGTCTCTGGCAGCCGGATGGACTAACGCTGTCGCTGTGGCTGGAGGTGAAGGGTCAGCAAATGCATCGCAGCTACACGCAGCTTAACGATGATGAGACGCGCTATTCGGGCGAGGATACAAAT AAATGTCATCTCGTCTCGCTGGGTAGCAGTGCCGCTATGCTGAGCATTTACATAAGCAACAATTTGCAGCTGATCTTTGAGCTGGTCAGGCCCAGTGAACCGTTGCCGGCACGCGTCGAAGAGCACATGGAAGCCAGCGGCAGCGAGCTGCCGCCGCAGATGAACAGCGGCAGCTTTCGTCATGCTCTGAAGCAAACGAAAATGGCGCTGCTTAACAGCTTTGGCCAGATGCATTTGCTAAATGGCCATCAGGCCGGGCAGgagggcggcggcggcggttaCTTTGAGGGCGCCAgcgtgcagctgcagcagctgcgtctGCCACGCAACAAGTGGACGCATCTGGTGTttgcgctgcagcagcaggcggctgGCCTGCAGATCGGCGTCTTTCTGGATGGCCTAGAGCAGCAGACGTTGACTTTGCCTTTTCACAATTTGCGTTTTGCGTCGCGCACTCACAGCTTTCAGCTGCTGGCCGTGGGCGAGGGTGTGCCGGCCAAGATTGGCAATAGCAACAGTAGCTCCTCGCGTTCCACGCTGGATGGCGGTGCACCACGTTATGCGCTGTCCAACCTGGTGCTCTTCAAGCGTCGCCTGGCCGAGCGCCATCTAATGCTTAATTTGACAGCCATGGGACCGGACTTTACCGAGTTCACCCAGTGCCAGGTGGCCAACTGGAAGCCCAACTATGGATACGTGCAAATGGGCAAGCTGTCCACTTCCCACATTGGCAATCATGCGGACTGCATGAAGGTGCTGCGACAGGCGCGTGTTTTGGTCTATACAGCACAGCAGCCGGATCTGGTCATGTGCCATGACGTCAGCCAAGAGCTGGACATGGCCTGCTATGGACAGCCGCAGGGGCACATGCTCTACggcgagctgctgcagcaccaGCCACAGACACTTCAAACGGCGGTGCTGCTCAGCGGCGGTCTCTCCACCATGCTGTATCTCTTTGCCAGG ATTGTGGAGCTATCGGGCACAGCCAACACACAAGCCTTGGCGCTGGACTTGCTGCTGCAGGTGGCCCACTCGGATGCCCAACTGTACACAGAGTTTCTGCGACAGGATTATCTAGCACTGATTGGCTATGTCATCAAATCGGAGCGCTGTTCCAAGGATGTACAACTGCTGCGCAGCATTGTGAATAATGCTTGCTCGCAGCCTGTGATAAGTCGCAAGGGCGATGTGCTGCACGTGAACGATAACACGACGGCCAGCTTGATCTATCCgcgactgctgctggctgTGCTTCAGCGCTACTCGGACTGGCATCGCTCGGGCGCCACCCATTCGGATGTGCTGGATATGCTGTTCCGCTGCATATTGGCTCTCAGCCGGGACAAGCATCCGCAGCGGGACTTCAACATGGAACAGCTACAGAAATGTGGCCTGCTGCGTGCGCTGCTCAATCTGTGCAAGGTGTATGTCATTGAGTCACCCAGTCCGGTGCACATATCGCCCTATGCTGCCGAATGTTTTGTACAGATTTTGGCCGTCTTTGCGGGCTCCCCGCCAGCGCCCTCGCTGCTGGACGAGATGatgaagctgctgctgttgctgcacagACCCAGCGAGTGTTATGTCACGCATGATCGTGCGTATTTTTACTTTCTGCTGACGCCACAGATGCCTGTGAAGGAGCGCTCACTGGTGGCTGCCAATCTGAGCCGCGTGACCACCTCCTTTCGGCGGCAGGCACAAACGCCTGTCCAAGAACAAGATGCAGAGCGCGCAGAACGAATTCGTCGCCTGCGTCGGCTGCACGACTCCAAGTCCAGCTACAAACGTGCTCTCAACGAAATGGAAGATCAACTGGAGCACATGGCTGACTGCTCCAATCTCAACAAGACCGCATTGCGCTTGCTGAGCCCGGTGGAGGCATCCCGCTGGCGTCTCAAGTTTAAACGTCGTCATCCCAGCAACTGTCAAAGCCCCAAGCGCAGTCCGCTGAAGGTCGCGCGTAGACGCTTACATTCGCATCCGAATAAGTTCTGGCAGCCCTCAATCCACAGCACTCCCAGCTCCACACACATGGCGCCGCTGCCCAACCGCAAAACTGACTTTTACGATCAGGCGGGCATTGTGACGTTGCAGCAGCGACTCTTAATGCTGCTCAAGGACTTCCTGTGCCTGCTTCCAGACTCTGCCGTGGATGAGGTACTGCGTCACTATGTCAAGCTGGAGTTCCTGCTGGTGCTGGCCAATCAACGCAGCTGCGCCGTGCGCACCGCAATCATCCAGCTGCTGGCGGTGCTGACCAAGCGTCTGGGCGCAGCGGAACTTGTTGCCGCTTCGAAGCAGCTGTACCCCTTGCATCTGGCCAATCAACTGACCATTCATGGTAGCGATGTGGCCATGTTTGAGGCGTGTCTATGCTGGATTAGCGATCTGCACGGCAGTCTCACGGACATGCTTAGCCCTGAGGTTACTTTGGGCATACGCCAGCGCTTTGGCCTGCAATCCTTGTTGGCAATTTCAATGGCCatgggcaacagcagctggagcacGGAACCGGAACGTGTCTTCAAAGCGCTACTGCGGCTTTATCTTCAG AATCCCGATGAGCAGCTGTGTCTCGTAGAGGCGGGTCTGCTGCAGTGCACCGTCAAGGCGCTGCATCAGCTATATACGCTGCGCCTGGGTCAGCCCAATATGGATCAGTCCATTGTGGAGCTGCTGGCCGGCATTGGGGAGCGCGCGCTCAAATCTGTGGGACAAATTAAT CTGGTGTGGGACATACTCAATATGCTGTCCTTCTATCAAGACAAGCAGCCGCCGCTGATTGTGCGCAGTTTTCGCGCGGTGCAggcccagctgcagctgcaatggATCAATCTGTTCTTCGAGGCCTGCAACGGCACTGGCGGCCACCATGGCTACCGTTTGCGCAGCAGCCTGCCCGACTGCTCGCTCAACCAGGCGGAGTGCCGCACTCGCATGGAGCTGCTTATTGATCGCTGCACACAATTTTTTACGACTAGCGGCTGTCAGACCAATGGCAGCAGCTACGTGGCCAGCAGTCAGGAGCTGGCGCTGTTCGAGCTGCTCGTCTCCCTCGGCATATCCAATAATCAGCGCTGCAACAATTTCATTGCCTGGGGTCTGCAGCCGTCGCGACCGCGCGACCTGCGCGCCTACATTGTCGATGCCCTGTGGCGCACGTGCCATGATGAGTTTCAGTCGGCGATTGTGTGTGATGTCAAGATGATAAAAGCGCTGCTCTGGCTTAGCTTGATGGAGGACGTTAAGCCACCCATTGAGAATTTGTCGCGCTTGTGCAAGGCGCTGGGCATCAATGAGAACGACTCCACGTGGAATCTGGAGCATGAGCTGGGGCGCCTGGAGCTGAGTCGCAGCAGTGTAGCCTCTAAGCAGAAACAGCTGCTGGAGAAGACACTCTACAAGTTTGAACCGCTGGTGCAACATTGCATTGACACCTCCATGGTGACCACCAGGCGCGTGGCGGAGCTGCAG AATGCGGAACGCAAGCTGCTCATGTGCCACATGAAGGACTATGATGACACATACACCTACACCAAATGGCTGGAGATTATACGCCGCATGACGCACGAGGGGGCACCCTGGCACTGCAGCGAACGTGCCGAGTG CTCCTGGGAACTAGACGACACGGAGGGGCCATCGCGCGTGCACACGCGCTTGCGACGCTGCCATTTAGATATTGATCGGCGCTTCTTCATGAATGACTACTGCCCCGGGCAGGGTCAGCGTGGGGAGCTGGATCAGTATGTACGTCCGCTGGACTATTTAATAGCCAGCTACGATCAGCAATTGAATATATCGCTCAACTCGCAAATACTCTATAATTTTGCGGCGAAATTTTTGCCCGTCGATGGTGAGATCGATGGCGAGATTATTATAACCGATCTGAAGCTATATTTTCTGGCCACATATCGTTGTAAATACTTTAATGTAAACTGTGATATATCGAACATAACTGAAATTTGGCTGAAGCGCTACCAGCACCAGGAGAAGGCCTTCGAAATAATGCTCGACAGCAACAAATCGTTGTTCTTTTCGCTGCAAAACGCCGACGACTGGAAGATCATGCGCGAGGTATTCTGTGATAAAATTGTAACCATGCCCGACAATGCCAAAGTGCTGGCCATCACCCAGCAATGGCGCGAGGGCCTGCTAACCAATTGGGAGTATCTGATGACACTCAATCAAATAGCTGGACGCACCTACAACGATCTCATGCAGTACCCAGTCTTTCCCTGGGTGCTGGCCAACTACAAGTCCGAGTGCTTGGACTTGCGCCAAGCGCAAAATTTCCGGCGACTATCGCGACCCATTGCCGTGCAGTTGGAGGAAAATGAACAGCACTACATTAGCAACTATGCGTACATCAATAGCACCAATACCAACATGGGCTCACTGATCTTGAAACCGTATCACTACAGCTCCCACTACTCCAACTCTGGTACTGTGCTGCACTTTCTGGTGCGCGTGCCGCCTTTTACCAGCTATTTTCTGCGCTATCAAG ATAACAACTTTGATCTGCCGGATCGCACATTTCATGCTCTGAATACCACCTATTGCCTGGCCAGCCGGGACAGTCCCACGGATGTCAAGGAGCTCATACCTGAGTTCTTTTGCTTGCCTGAAATGTTTGAGAATTTTGAGCGCTTCAATTTTGGCTGCCGTCAGAATGGCGAAAGGGTTGAAGATGTTACGCTGCCTGCGTGGTCTCAGCGTGATTCACGTCTGTTTGTGCTCATACATCGACAGGCGCTGGAATCGGAGCTGGTGCGCAACGAGCTGCATCACTGGATCGATCTAATATTTGGCTACAAGCAAACTGGCGAGAACGCCGTGGAGGCCATCAATGTGTTTCATCCAGCG ACCTATGCAGTTTTCCTTGACTCGGAGATTAGCGATCCCATTGAACGCGAAGCGGTCAAGACTATGGTTAAAACATACGGCCAAATGCCGCGGCAGCTGTTCAAGTCGCCACATCCCCCCACCAAGGCGCTGGACTATGCTTTGGTGGACACGCCTATTGTGTCCAGCGTCAAAGGTTTGCGCTGGGGCGTTTACGTGGGCTCGCCGCAGTTGAAGGCGCCATCCTGGGCCAATATACACAAAATACCCGGCACTGAGCATCTCGTTAGCTTCAGCAATACGAATGTGGTATATGCGCTGCCGGCACGCGCTAGCGTCATGCAGGGCGCTGAGCCGGATACCTATAATGTGATTTCCTGGGGATACGATGATCGCATTGTGCGCATCCAGCCGCTAAACAAACCGCAGGCCAAGCCCAAGAATCTGCTACACAATGGCAGCTTTGATGACATCAGCGCCTGCGGCTGTGATGTGAACTGCAATCAGCTCTGGTTTGGCCACAAATCCGGACGCATTAGTGTCTACAAGTGCACCAGCGGCGTAGAGGCCCAACAGCGCGCGAGCACCAAGAGCCGACAAAGCTATGTCCGTGGCCTGCGGCTTTCCTACAATTCAGCATTTCGCAAGATGACGACCAAGAGCACGGGCTCAGGAACGGGCAGCGAAGCAACCGATGATTCGGGCAATCTGCATGCCACACACTCGACTACATCGGTCGCCTCCTCAGGTGGGTCCAGCAACGGCGATGCGCAGCAGCGTGATGGCGCTGATCTGAGCTGGCTGGGTCCAACATTCCTGGTGCGGCACACGGATGAGATCACATGCATTGCGCTGTCCGTGGAGTTTAAGATTGCGGTGACAGCCGGACGCGATGGCATTGCCGTAATATGGGATCTCAATGA CTGGAGCTATGTGCGCACCATTGCACGTCCTGCAGAGATTCATCAATCGCCCATCACCCACGTAGCCATCAGTCCCACACTGGGCGACATAGTCACCGTGCACACGCTGCCTCAACAGCTGGCAAACGCCAATGCAGTGCAGTCACCAGCCGCATCGCTTGTCAAGCCGAGCTCAGCGGATGAATGTTTTGAGGTAACTGAGGAGAGTCTGGATGATTTTGTCAATGTCAATATCAATCCCAATGGCAAGTCCATACTGCGCCTGCACTCGGTCAATGCGCGCTATGTGCAGCATCTGGTGCACGAGGACCGCATACAAGCTGTATGCTATTCCTACATCAAGGAGGGCGTTGGCGTCAACGTCATAGCCACCGCAGTGGAGGGCGGCTTTGTACGTTTCTGGTCCAGTTGGAATTTGAGTTTTGTCAGTGAACTAACCACCGGCACATCGCCCATACGCAG CATCAGTTACTCCACGCACCAGCATTTGGTGGTACTAACGCGGGATTCGCACATACAGGTCTGGGAATCGGAGGGCCTGTACGGCAACGCGCCTAAATTTCcgcaaattgtttataaatga